A genomic region of Mycobacterium senriense contains the following coding sequences:
- a CDS encoding type II secretion system F family protein — protein MNVVAVLLAAALWVGPGPSLVRGRAGTPMPGGRRPRGQAPSRGPDPLAVASCLDVLAVCMAAGMAVSTAAAAAAPAAPPQLARVLRRAADLLALGADPAVAWSIPPGPQNAADPQIDALLRLARRSASSGAALAGGVTELAEESRHDAAHAATAAAERAGVLIAGPLGLCFLPAFICLGIVPVVAGLAGDVLQSGLL, from the coding sequence ATGAACGTCGTGGCGGTGCTGCTGGCCGCAGCGCTGTGGGTCGGCCCCGGTCCCTCGCTGGTGCGCGGCCGCGCCGGAACGCCGATGCCTGGCGGTCGACGGCCGCGCGGACAGGCACCGTCGCGCGGGCCGGACCCGCTGGCGGTCGCCTCCTGTCTGGACGTGCTGGCCGTGTGCATGGCGGCGGGCATGGCCGTGTCGACGGCCGCCGCGGCGGCGGCCCCGGCGGCACCGCCGCAGTTGGCCAGGGTGTTGCGCCGCGCGGCCGACCTGCTCGCGCTCGGTGCCGATCCCGCTGTCGCATGGTCTATTCCGCCCGGTCCGCAGAACGCGGCCGATCCGCAGATCGACGCGCTGCTGCGGTTGGCCAGGCGTTCGGCGTCCTCGGGCGCGGCGCTGGCCGGCGGCGTCACCGAGCTGGCCGAGGAGTCCCGCCACGACGCCGCGCACGCGGCGACGGCCGCGGCCGAGCGCGCCGGCGTGCTGATCGCCGGTCCGTTGGGCCTGTGCTTCCTGCCGGCGTTCATCTGCCTGGGCATCGTCCCGGTGGTAGCCGGTCTGGCCGGCGATGTCTTGCAGTCGGGCCTGCTGTGA
- a CDS encoding DUF4244 domain-containing protein yields MLNMFRQFSARVAVLVTDESGMSTVEYAIGTIAAAAFGAVLYTVVTGDSIVSALTNIIGRALNTKV; encoded by the coding sequence ATGCTCAACATGTTTCGCCAATTCTCGGCACGCGTGGCCGTGCTGGTGACCGACGAGTCGGGCATGTCGACGGTCGAGTACGCCATCGGCACCATCGCGGCGGCCGCCTTCGGCGCGGTGCTCTACACCGTCGTCACCGGCGATTCGATCGTCTCGGCGCTGACCAACATCATCGGTCGTGCGCTCAACACCAAGGTGTAG